DNA sequence from the Candidatus Cloacimonadota bacterium genome:
TCGATTTCGATAGTGATCGTATTTTTTTGATTGAGATCCAGCATTTCCACTTCGAAGTTCAACACATTGCCTGCATCATATCTACCGACGCGCATGTCTCGCATTATATTGTAACTTTTAAATTTCTGTTGTAATTTTGATATTACATTCATTTCTTCTCCATTAAAGAATGTCGGGAAGTTTTTTATTGAATATTTCAGAGACTGGAATTAATTCAAAATCCTGCTGTGATATTTTTTCGATAAAGAGCTTCAAGAAATCGTACCTTTCCTGTGTGGCACAATGTGTGATAACTAAAATTTTATCATGAGTTTTTGACATGGATTTTAAGATTTTTATTTTACTATTCATCGTCTTCATACTTATATCGGGTGTGTCTAAAAATAAACTGGATTCAAAAGCTGGAATGATCATTTCTTTGGCCAGATCATAAGCCATGGAAGATGTAGAAGTTCTGCTGTCGATAAAGAAAAGGTTATGTTTCTTTAATACAGAAAGTACAGTTCTCATCACGTTTTCATCAGTTGTAGCAAGCGATCCCATGTGATTGTTAGCTCCAAGACAAAGCGGGAATTGCTTAACGAATTTTTCCATTCTTTTCTTTATTTCCCGTTCGCTTAAATGAACAAAAATAGCATTACTTCCCGGATTATTCTGAGGGTAACTGATTGGTTCCATTGGAATGTGGATCAACGTCTCATGACCAGATTCTGTGGCTTTGTTCATTACCAGTTCAGAATATCTTTGATCGGGTAAAATGGCAAAAGTAATATTTTTGTTCAACGCACAGAATTTATCAAGAAGTGTATTATTGCGGATTCCGAAATCATCGACAACAATCGCAAGTTGAGTTTTGGGATTTTTTTTGATCGTGCTTTTCTTGTAAAAAAGAGTTACTTGATAGATCTGTTGATCATCATTATCTCGGATTTTTAAAACTTGTCTATTGCCATTATCTTTTTCTTCACCGGAGATCA
Encoded proteins:
- a CDS encoding divergent polysaccharide deacetylase family protein codes for the protein MAKRKYKKRKKKSKKKQLNKAYIFIGALLVFILIVIFLNIEKIASISKGLHNSKLKVKQIAQERTVLDAIMHSKRLMGVSDKNFKHYVGEDVIYIKLGIDKREMDLNYANMILSGQIEMENGEMISGEEKDNGNRQVLKIRDNDDQQIYQVTLFYKKSTIKKNPKTQLAIVVDDFGIRNNTLLDKFCALNKNITFAILPDQRYSELVMNKATESGHETLIHIPMEPISYPQNNPGSNAIFVHLSEREIKKRMEKFVKQFPLCLGANNHMGSLATTDENVMRTVLSVLKKHNLFFIDSRTSTSSMAYDLAKEMIIPAFESSLFLDTPDISMKTMNSKIKILKSMSKTHDKILVITHCATQERYDFLKLFIEKISQQDFELIPVSEIFNKKLPDIL